CGGCTGGGAGGTGACGGCCGTCTCCCGGGGCGGCGGACGGGACGCGGACTGGCCCGCGGACGTGCGCACGGCGCGGGCCGACCGGGCGGACGACGCCGCTCTGGCCGCCGTGGTGGGCGACGACTGCGGGGTCCTGGTGGACATGGTCGCCTACGGGCCCGAGCACGCGCGGCAGTTGGTGTCGCTGGCCGGCCGTGTGGGCTCGGCCGTGGTGATCTCCAGCATCTCGGTGTACGAGGACGGCAGAGGCCGCACCTTCGACACCCAGGGCGAGCCGGACGGCTTCCCGGAGTACCCGGTGCCGTTGAGCGAGGCACAGCGGACGGTCCCGCCGGGCGAGACGTCGTACAGCACCCGCAAGGCGGGACTGGAGCGTGAACTCCTCGCTGCGGGCGACCGGTTGCCCACCACGCTGCTGCGGGCGGGCGCAGTCCACGGGCCGCACTGCCGGACACCGCGCGAGCTCTACTTCGTCAAGCGCAACCTCGACGCCCGCCCTCGGCGGGTGCTCCCCTTCGGCGGAAGGAGCCGCTTCCACCCCGCGAGCGTCCACAACATCGCGGAGCTGATCCGGCTGGCGGCGGCACGGCCCGGCAGCCGGGTCCTCAACGCCGTTGACCCGGACGCCCCCACGGTCGCGGAGATCGCCGGTGCGATCGACGCCGTCATGGGCGCCCGGACCGAGACGGTCCTGCTGGACGGGCCGCCTCCGTCACCGGTCGTGGGCGACACCCCGTGGTCGGTGCCCGCGCCGGTGGTCTGCGACATGTCCGCCGCGGAACGGGAGTTGGGCTATC
This is a stretch of genomic DNA from Streptomyces sp. NBC_00285. It encodes these proteins:
- a CDS encoding NAD-dependent epimerase/dehydratase family protein: MVIGATGQIGRVAVAALAGDGWEVTAVSRGGGRDADWPADVRTARADRADDAALAAVVGDDCGVLVDMVAYGPEHARQLVSLAGRVGSAVVISSISVYEDGRGRTFDTQGEPDGFPEYPVPLSEAQRTVPPGETSYSTRKAGLERELLAAGDRLPTTLLRAGAVHGPHCRTPRELYFVKRNLDARPRRVLPFGGRSRFHPASVHNIAELIRLAAARPGSRVLNAVDPDAPTVAEIAGAIDAVMGARTETVLLDGPPPSPVVGDTPWSVPAPVVCDMSAAERELGYRPVVRYADRLPETVAWIERQLEGRDWREAYPKMFPTYGDLFDYAAEDEFLGA